A genome region from Sphingobium sp. CR2-8 includes the following:
- a CDS encoding GNAT family N-acetyltransferase, whose protein sequence is MNRMDLLLAPIDAPGLHLEQLREAHREMLRPLCPVDDPVWDIFPSNWSGDHFDAIFDATLANPDRCPFLILADGAAVGMSGYLHINPADNWLELGGTYMTPSARGTGLNGRIKPLLIGRALDCGFTRIEFRIDARNIRSQKAVEKLGAVREGVLRKQRITWTGHVRDTVIYAILADEWRGRV, encoded by the coding sequence ATGAACCGCATGGACCTACTGCTCGCGCCGATCGATGCGCCCGGCCTTCATCTGGAACAGTTGCGCGAAGCGCATCGCGAGATGCTGCGCCCGCTCTGTCCGGTCGACGATCCGGTGTGGGATATCTTCCCGAGCAACTGGTCGGGCGATCATTTCGACGCGATTTTCGACGCGACCCTCGCCAATCCCGATCGTTGCCCCTTCCTGATCCTGGCCGATGGCGCAGCCGTCGGCATGTCAGGCTATCTGCATATCAACCCGGCGGACAACTGGCTGGAACTGGGCGGCACCTATATGACGCCATCCGCGCGCGGCACCGGGTTGAATGGCCGGATCAAGCCGCTGCTGATCGGGCGTGCCCTCGATTGCGGCTTCACGCGCATCGAATTTCGCATCGATGCCCGCAACATCCGCTCGCAAAAGGCGGTAGAGAAGCTGGGCGCGGTGCGCGAAGGCGTGCTGCGCAAGCAACGCATCACCTGGACCGGCCATGTGCGCGACACGGTGATCTATGCGATCCTGGCCGACGAGTGGCGCGGGCGGGTCTGA
- a CDS encoding thymidine kinase, producing the protein MAKLYFYYSSMNAGKSTTLLQSDFNYRERGMDTMLWTAALDDRYGRGRVVSRIGLEAQAHLFDPQVDIFAAIAAQNDATPLSCVLIDEAQFLTEEQVWQLGAVCDRLGIPVLCYGIRTDFQGQLFPGSAALLGLADTLSEIKTVCDCGRKATMNLRVDQAGRAIRQGDQTEIGGNDRYVALCRRHFVEQMQR; encoded by the coding sequence ATGGCGAAGCTCTATTTCTACTACAGCTCCATGAATGCGGGGAAATCCACGACCCTGCTGCAATCGGACTTCAACTATCGCGAACGCGGCATGGACACGATGCTGTGGACCGCGGCGCTGGACGATCGCTATGGCCGGGGGCGGGTCGTGTCGCGCATCGGGCTGGAGGCGCAGGCCCATCTGTTCGATCCGCAGGTCGATATCTTCGCCGCCATCGCCGCCCAGAACGACGCGACGCCGCTGTCCTGCGTGCTGATAGATGAAGCGCAGTTTCTGACCGAAGAACAGGTCTGGCAATTGGGCGCGGTGTGCGACCGGCTGGGCATTCCTGTCCTCTGCTACGGCATCCGCACCGACTTTCAGGGGCAGCTCTTCCCCGGCAGCGCCGCGCTGCTGGGGCTGGCCGACACGCTGAGCGAGATCAAGACGGTGTGCGATTGCGGGCGCAAGGCGACGATGAACCTGCGCGTCGATCAGGCGGGCAGGGCGATCCGACAGGGCGACCAGACCGAAATCGGCGGCAACGACCGCTATGTGGCGCTGTGCCGCCGTCATTTCGTGGAGCAGATGCAGCGATGA
- a CDS encoding alpha/beta hydrolase family protein, translating into MRAFWLSCALLSCAAIPATAREPAIHPAVIADPKPDAAHPAGMSAFVIPAQDGAMNAVMYTAAGAGIHPTLLLLHGFPGNEQNLDLAQAARRAGWNVLTLHYRGSWGSPGTFSFANASEDAFTALQYLQQPAVVAQYHIDTSAIAVAGHSMGGFMAADAAAAEPRVAGLFLIDPWDPSQTVAALATAEGEAAWKAEVVSDLPPLHGATYEGLTGEIKADAAKFDLGRRLAGYGRRPLTLLGAEKGIGAMARKAAADAQGANPNARLMVWPTDHSFSDSRIALADALVRFLAGVAPTIR; encoded by the coding sequence ATGCGGGCTTTCTGGTTGTCCTGTGCGCTTCTGTCCTGTGCGGCCATCCCCGCCACCGCCCGCGAACCCGCCATCCATCCCGCCGTCATCGCCGACCCCAAACCGGATGCGGCGCATCCTGCGGGCATGAGCGCCTTCGTCATCCCGGCGCAGGACGGTGCGATGAACGCGGTCATGTATACCGCGGCGGGCGCAGGCATCCACCCCACGCTGCTCCTGCTCCACGGCTTTCCCGGCAACGAACAGAATCTCGATCTGGCGCAGGCCGCGCGGCGCGCCGGATGGAATGTGCTGACGCTCCATTATCGCGGCAGTTGGGGCAGCCCCGGCACCTTCTCCTTCGCTAACGCATCGGAAGACGCCTTTACCGCGCTTCAATATCTCCAGCAGCCTGCAGTCGTCGCGCAATATCATATCGACACCAGCGCGATCGCGGTGGCGGGGCACAGTATGGGCGGTTTCATGGCGGCCGATGCCGCCGCCGCCGAGCCGCGGGTCGCGGGCCTGTTCCTGATCGACCCCTGGGATCCGTCGCAGACCGTCGCGGCGCTGGCGACAGCGGAAGGGGAGGCGGCCTGGAAAGCGGAGGTGGTGAGCGACCTGCCGCCGCTGCATGGCGCGACCTATGAAGGGCTGACCGGCGAGATCAAGGCCGACGCCGCGAAGTTCGATCTGGGCCGTCGTCTGGCGGGCTATGGTCGCCGTCCGCTCACCCTGCTGGGCGCGGAAAAGGGCATCGGCGCGATGGCGCGCAAGGCCGCCGCCGACGCGCAGGGGGCCAACCCGAATGCGCGATTGATGGTCTGGCCGACCGATCATAGTTTTTCCGACAGCCGCATCGCGCTGGCCGACGCGCTGGTGCGTTTCCTGGCTGGCGTCGCGCCCACGATCCGCTAA
- a CDS encoding type II toxin-antitoxin system VapC family toxin has product MAAALDTNVLIRFLTGDDLAQAAIAAERIARGFVLLPTVLVETEWVLRASYGWPREQIRAAFRDVIDLPTALAIPVGMDWVLDRFGAGADFADMMHLSMAGEADAFVTFDRRIERVVGDVPPVAVITLE; this is encoded by the coding sequence ATGGCTGCGGCGCTCGACACCAATGTGCTGATCCGCTTTCTGACAGGCGATGACCTGGCGCAAGCGGCGATCGCGGCGGAGCGGATCGCTCGGGGTTTCGTGCTGCTGCCGACGGTGCTGGTCGAAACGGAATGGGTGCTGCGTGCCAGCTACGGCTGGCCGCGCGAACAGATCAGGGCGGCCTTTCGCGATGTGATCGACCTGCCCACGGCGCTTGCTATTCCGGTCGGCATGGACTGGGTGCTGGATCGCTTCGGGGCGGGCGCCGACTTTGCCGACATGATGCACCTGTCCATGGCTGGCGAAGCGGACGCGTTCGTGACATTCGACCGGCGGATCGAACGGGTGGTGGGGGATGTCCCGCCCGTTGCCGTCATCACATTGGAATGA
- a CDS encoding AbrB/MazE/SpoVT family DNA-binding domain-containing protein, producing MNAKTTLSAKGQVVIPKDIRDQLGLAPGQVLDVVPMGGGVLLKPQHRKSGRSFNEIMAGIRARYQHQGPPVSIEAMDEAIAQMFRDRTD from the coding sequence ATGAACGCCAAGACCACCCTGTCGGCCAAAGGTCAGGTCGTGATCCCCAAGGATATCCGTGACCAGCTTGGCCTAGCGCCCGGGCAGGTGCTGGACGTCGTGCCAATGGGCGGCGGCGTATTGCTGAAACCGCAGCACAGGAAGTCCGGCCGCAGCTTCAACGAGATCATGGCGGGCATCAGGGCGCGCTACCAGCATCAAGGGCCGCCGGTTTCCATTGAAGCAATGGACGAGGCCATCGCGCAGATGTTTCGCGACCGCACGGACTGA
- the rbfA gene encoding 30S ribosome-binding factor RbfA, with protein MSNQPEGPSVRLLRVGEQVRHVLSEILQRGDVHDDVLAKHVVSVTEVRMSPDLRHATIFIKSLLGQDEEAVLKALRTNTAYLQREVARRIALKYAAKLKFLADESFDEGSHIDKLLRQPKVAQDLVKDEGED; from the coding sequence ATGTCTAACCAACCCGAAGGCCCCTCCGTCCGGCTGCTGCGCGTGGGCGAACAGGTGCGTCACGTCCTGTCCGAAATCCTCCAGCGCGGCGACGTGCATGACGATGTGCTGGCCAAGCATGTCGTGAGCGTCACCGAAGTGCGCATGTCGCCCGACCTGCGCCACGCCACCATCTTCATCAAGTCGCTGCTGGGTCAGGATGAGGAAGCAGTGCTCAAAGCGCTGCGCACCAACACCGCCTATCTCCAGCGCGAAGTCGCGCGTCGCATCGCGCTTAAATATGCCGCGAAGCTCAAATTCCTGGCCGACGAAAGCTTCGATGAGGGCAGCCATATCGACAAGCTGCTGCGCCAGCCCAAGGTTGCGCAGGATCTGGTGAAGGATGAGGGCGAGGATTGA
- the infB gene encoding translation initiation factor IF-2, with amino-acid sequence MSDSKEDKPVLGRKPLGIKRTVESGQVQQQFSHGRKNTVVVEVKRRRVLGKPGETTGAAPAAAPQADATPAPVAAAPRPAAPAPQQTRPPQPAPVRQAPPQSLMSRQELQAKLLREAEEARMTALEDARRREDAARLAASEEEKRRAEENRLAAEAPSPVEQPAAPAAEVAAPAAEPAQQEAAPAPVADQEAPASATAAPTAAAAPPPRRFTPVTPVKRPEPTKPERAKKGEDNRRQAGKLTVTKALADDDSARARSLAALKRAREKERRAHYAGGAQQRDKQVRDVVVPEIITVQELANRMAEKGADLVKSLFKMGQAVTLNQPIDQDTAELLVEEFGHRIQRVSDADVEIGITGDVDAPETLKTRAPVVTIMGHVDHGKTSLLDALRGTDVVAGESGGITQHIGAYQVTTKKGDVITFLDTPGHEAFSEMRARGANVTDIVILVVAADDGLMPQTIEAINHTKAAGVPMIVAINKCDKPEANPQKVRERLLSEEIVVEDMGGDVQDVEVSALKKTGLDELIDKILLQAEVMELTANPDRAAEGNVIEAQLDKGRGAVATVLVRKGTLKVGDTFVIGAESGKVRALVNDKGQQVKTAGPSTPVEVLGLSGVPKAGDQLTVVENEARAREVAAYRQEQITLKRTASVPTNFESMFSALNTTMIEYPVVIRGDVQGSVEAIVTALNRISTDEIKVRILSSGVGAITESDVTLAAASRAPLIGFNVRPNAKARPMAVREKISLRYYDVIYDLLEEVRNEMAGQLAPERIETIVGRAEVLQVFPAGKKDKAAGLLVLDGIIRKGLNARLTRSDVIVSKTVIHSLRRFKDDVSEVRAGMECGAVLQDTNDIKAGDTLELFEVEERQRTL; translated from the coding sequence ATGAGTGACAGCAAGGAAGACAAGCCGGTTCTGGGCCGCAAGCCGCTGGGCATCAAGCGGACCGTGGAATCCGGTCAGGTGCAGCAGCAGTTCAGCCATGGCCGCAAGAATACGGTCGTGGTGGAAGTGAAGCGGCGCCGCGTCCTGGGCAAGCCGGGTGAGACGACCGGTGCCGCCCCTGCGGCTGCGCCCCAGGCGGACGCCACCCCGGCGCCCGTGGCAGCAGCGCCGCGTCCGGCCGCGCCCGCGCCCCAGCAGACCCGCCCGCCGCAGCCCGCCCCGGTGCGTCAGGCGCCGCCGCAGAGCCTGATGTCGCGTCAGGAATTGCAGGCCAAGCTACTGCGCGAGGCGGAAGAAGCCCGCATGACCGCGCTGGAAGATGCGCGCCGTCGTGAGGACGCCGCCCGTCTGGCCGCGAGCGAGGAAGAAAAGCGTCGCGCCGAGGAAAATCGCCTCGCCGCCGAAGCCCCCTCCCCGGTCGAGCAGCCTGCTGCGCCTGCTGCCGAAGTCGCCGCGCCTGCCGCGGAACCGGCCCAGCAGGAGGCTGCGCCTGCGCCTGTTGCCGATCAGGAAGCGCCTGCCAGCGCCACGGCCGCCCCGACCGCTGCTGCTGCTCCGCCGCCGCGTCGCTTCACCCCGGTCACGCCGGTCAAGCGCCCCGAGCCGACGAAGCCCGAACGCGCCAAGAAGGGCGAGGATAATCGTCGCCAGGCTGGCAAGCTGACCGTGACGAAGGCGCTGGCCGATGACGACAGCGCCCGCGCCCGCAGCCTTGCGGCGCTCAAGCGCGCCCGTGAAAAGGAACGCCGCGCCCATTATGCCGGCGGCGCGCAGCAGCGTGACAAGCAGGTCCGTGATGTCGTGGTGCCTGAAATCATCACCGTGCAGGAACTGGCCAACCGTATGGCCGAAAAGGGCGCGGACCTGGTCAAGTCGTTGTTCAAGATGGGGCAGGCGGTCACGCTCAACCAGCCGATCGATCAGGATACGGCCGAACTGCTGGTGGAAGAATTCGGCCACCGCATCCAGCGCGTGTCCGATGCCGACGTCGAAATCGGTATCACCGGCGATGTCGATGCGCCCGAGACGCTGAAAACGCGTGCCCCGGTCGTCACGATCATGGGCCATGTCGATCACGGCAAGACCTCGCTGCTCGACGCCCTGCGCGGGACCGATGTGGTTGCGGGCGAAAGCGGCGGCATCACCCAGCATATCGGCGCCTATCAGGTGACGACGAAGAAGGGCGATGTCATCACCTTCCTCGACACGCCGGGCCATGAGGCCTTCTCGGAAATGCGGGCCCGTGGCGCCAACGTCACCGACATCGTCATCCTGGTGGTGGCGGCCGACGACGGCCTGATGCCGCAGACGATCGAGGCGATCAACCATACCAAGGCGGCCGGCGTGCCGATGATCGTGGCGATCAACAAGTGCGACAAGCCCGAAGCCAATCCCCAGAAGGTGCGCGAGCGCCTGCTGAGCGAAGAGATCGTGGTCGAGGATATGGGCGGCGACGTGCAGGACGTGGAGGTTTCGGCTCTGAAGAAGACCGGCCTTGACGAACTGATCGACAAGATCCTGCTCCAGGCCGAAGTCATGGAACTGACCGCCAACCCCGATCGCGCTGCCGAAGGCAATGTGATCGAGGCGCAGCTGGACAAGGGCCGTGGCGCGGTCGCCACCGTGCTGGTGCGCAAGGGCACGCTCAAGGTCGGCGACACCTTCGTCATCGGCGCGGAAAGCGGCAAGGTGCGTGCGCTGGTCAATGACAAGGGGCAGCAGGTGAAGACCGCCGGTCCTTCGACCCCGGTCGAAGTGCTGGGCCTGTCCGGCGTTCCCAAGGCGGGCGACCAGCTCACCGTCGTGGAAAACGAAGCCCGCGCCCGCGAAGTCGCGGCCTATCGTCAGGAACAGATCACGCTCAAGCGGACGGCGTCGGTGCCGACCAATTTCGAGAGCATGTTCTCCGCGCTCAACACGACGATGATCGAATATCCGGTCGTCATTCGTGGCGACGTGCAGGGGTCTGTCGAAGCGATCGTCACGGCGCTCAACCGCATTTCGACAGACGAGATCAAGGTGCGCATCCTCAGCTCCGGCGTGGGTGCGATCACCGAAAGCGATGTGACGCTGGCCGCCGCCAGCCGCGCGCCGCTGATCGGCTTCAACGTCCGTCCCAATGCCAAGGCGCGTCCGATGGCCGTGCGCGAGAAGATCTCGCTGCGCTATTATGACGTGATCTACGACCTTCTTGAGGAAGTGCGTAACGAAATGGCAGGGCAGCTGGCGCCCGAACGCATCGAAACGATCGTGGGTCGTGCCGAAGTGCTGCAGGTGTTCCCGGCCGGCAAGAAGGACAAGGCGGCGGGTCTGCTCGTCCTCGACGGCATCATCCGCAAGGGGCTCAATGCGCGCCTCACCCGGTCCGATGTCATCGTGTCGAAGACGGTCATCCACTCGCTGCGTCGCTTCAAGGACGACGTGTCCGAAGTCCGCGCAGGCATGGAATGCGGCGCGGTCCTCCAGGATACGAACGACATCAAGGCTGGCGATACGCTGGAACTGTTCGAGGTCGAAGAACGCCAGCGCACGCTGTGA
- a CDS encoding DUF448 domain-containing protein, with protein MTERKCILTGDRADPQALIRLAIGPEGQVLPDIRAKAPGRGAWIGVSRAELEAALAKGKLKGALARSFKDGALDIPADLPAMIEAGLRKTFLDRLGLESRASMLLTGSEKIDVACRKGQVQLLLHAADAAADGNRKLDQALRVGREAEGSDLAGNVLPVDRDALSMAMGRDNVVHIAVTDSRAASRLRAAIGRLESYLGCANGAPVHGEHDSADVPGVVG; from the coding sequence ATGACCGAACGCAAATGCATATTGACCGGCGACCGCGCCGACCCGCAAGCGCTGATCCGCCTGGCGATCGGGCCGGAGGGGCAGGTGCTGCCCGACATCCGCGCCAAGGCACCGGGGCGTGGCGCATGGATCGGCGTGTCGCGCGCCGAACTGGAAGCCGCGCTGGCCAAGGGCAAGCTCAAGGGCGCGCTCGCCCGTTCGTTCAAGGACGGTGCGCTCGACATTCCCGCCGACCTGCCCGCCATGATCGAGGCGGGGCTGCGCAAGACATTTTTGGACCGGCTGGGGCTGGAGTCGCGCGCGTCGATGCTGCTGACCGGTTCCGAAAAGATCGACGTCGCCTGCCGCAAGGGGCAGGTGCAATTGCTGCTCCACGCCGCCGATGCGGCGGCCGACGGCAACCGCAAACTGGACCAGGCGCTGCGCGTCGGACGGGAAGCGGAAGGCAGTGATTTGGCGGGCAACGTCTTGCCTGTGGACCGCGACGCCCTATCTATGGCAATGGGGCGCGACAATGTCGTCCATATCGCAGTGACCGACTCGCGTGCGGCGTCGCGTCTGCGTGCGGCCATCGGCCGCTTGGAAAGCTATCTGGGTTGCGCTAACGGGGCGCCTGTACATGGGGAGCATGACTCCGCAGATGTGCCGGGCGTGGTCGGATAA
- a CDS encoding tautomerase family protein, translating into MPFVDIRLAGAVTREQKAALVADVTRSLVERLGKPAAAVQINITELSLDNYAAGGVLLADRAPAPAPLIREDAYVADTPR; encoded by the coding sequence ATGCCGTTCGTTGATATCCGTCTGGCTGGCGCCGTGACCCGCGAGCAGAAAGCCGCGCTGGTTGCCGACGTCACCCGGTCGCTCGTGGAGCGGCTGGGAAAGCCGGCGGCTGCCGTGCAGATCAACATCACCGAACTCAGCCTCGACAATTATGCCGCGGGTGGCGTGCTGCTTGCAGATCGCGCGCCCGCACCTGCCCCTCTTATAAGGGAGGACGCCTATGTTGCGGACACTCCCCGATGA
- the nusA gene encoding transcription termination factor NusA, with protein MANAISANRAELIAIANSVASEKMIDKAIVIEAMEDAIQRAARARYGAENDIRAKLDPETGDLRLWRVVEVVELVEDYFKQVDLKAGQKLKKDAVIGDFIVDPLPAIDLGRIDAQSAKQVIFQKVRDAERERQHEEYKDRVGEIITGVVKSVEFGHVVVNLGRAEGVIRRDQQIPREVVRVGDRIRSVVLNVRRENRGPQIFLSRAHPEFMKKLFAQEVPEIYDGVITIMAAARDPGSRAKIGVISRDSSIDPVGACVGMKGSRVQAVVQEMQGEKIDIIPWSEDTATFVVNALQPAQVSRVVIDEEEERIEVVVPDDQLSLAIGRRGQNVRLASQLTGKAIDIMTEADASEKRQKEFVSRSELFQNELDVDETLSQLLVAEGFGELEEVAYVEIDELASIEGFDDELAGELQNRALEALERREAAAREERTNLGVEDALAGMPHLTEAMLVTLGKAGIKTLDDLADLATDELVQKKRIDQRRRKSDSGAEDKGGILAAYGLSDEQGNEIIMAARAHWFEDEEA; from the coding sequence ATGGCCAACGCCATTTCCGCCAATCGGGCCGAACTGATCGCGATCGCCAACAGCGTCGCCTCCGAAAAGATGATCGACAAGGCGATCGTTATCGAAGCGATGGAAGACGCGATCCAGCGCGCCGCCCGCGCGCGCTACGGCGCCGAAAACGACATTCGTGCGAAGCTGGACCCGGAAACCGGCGACCTGCGCCTGTGGCGCGTGGTCGAAGTGGTCGAACTGGTCGAGGATTATTTCAAGCAGGTCGATCTGAAGGCCGGGCAGAAGCTCAAGAAGGACGCCGTGATCGGCGACTTCATCGTCGACCCGCTGCCCGCGATCGACCTGGGCCGCATCGACGCCCAGTCGGCCAAGCAGGTGATCTTCCAGAAGGTCCGCGACGCCGAGCGCGAGCGCCAGCATGAAGAATATAAGGATCGCGTGGGTGAGATCATCACCGGCGTCGTCAAATCGGTCGAGTTCGGCCATGTCGTCGTGAACCTCGGTCGCGCCGAAGGCGTCATCCGCCGCGACCAGCAGATCCCGCGCGAAGTCGTCCGCGTCGGCGACCGCATCCGGTCGGTCGTGCTGAACGTCCGCCGCGAAAATCGCGGGCCGCAGATTTTCCTCAGCCGCGCGCATCCCGAATTCATGAAGAAGCTGTTCGCGCAGGAAGTCCCCGAAATCTACGACGGCGTCATCACCATCATGGCCGCCGCCCGCGATCCGGGCAGCCGCGCCAAGATCGGCGTCATCAGCCGCGACAGCAGCATCGATCCGGTCGGCGCCTGCGTCGGCATGAAGGGCAGCCGCGTCCAGGCCGTCGTGCAGGAAATGCAGGGCGAAAAGATCGACATCATCCCCTGGTCGGAAGATACCGCGACTTTCGTCGTCAACGCGTTGCAGCCTGCCCAGGTCAGCCGCGTCGTCATCGATGAGGAAGAAGAGCGGATCGAAGTCGTCGTCCCCGACGATCAGTTGTCGCTCGCCATCGGTCGTCGCGGCCAGAATGTCCGCCTCGCCAGCCAGCTGACCGGCAAGGCGATCGACATCATGACCGAAGCCGACGCCAGCGAAAAGCGCCAGAAGGAATTCGTCAGCCGTTCCGAACTGTTCCAGAACGAACTGGACGTGGACGAGACGCTGTCGCAGCTGCTGGTCGCCGAAGGCTTCGGCGAGCTGGAAGAAGTCGCCTATGTCGAGATCGACGAACTCGCCTCGATCGAGGGCTTCGACGACGAACTGGCCGGCGAATTGCAGAATCGCGCGTTGGAAGCGCTGGAGCGCCGCGAGGCCGCTGCCCGTGAAGAGCGTACCAATCTGGGCGTCGAGGACGCACTGGCCGGCATGCCGCATCTGACCGAAGCCATGCTGGTGACGCTGGGCAAGGCGGGCATCAAGACGCTGGACGATCTGGCCGACCTTGCCACCGACGAACTGGTGCAGAAGAAGCGCATCGATCAGCGTCGCCGCAAATCCGACAGCGGCGCCGAGGACAAGGGTGGCATATTGGCCGCCTATGGCCTGTCGGACGAGCAGGGCAATGAGATCATCATGGCTGCCCGCGCGCATTGGTTTGAGGATGAGGAAGCGTAA
- the rimP gene encoding ribosome maturation protein RimP has product MADIAQLTALIEPEVKAMGFDLVRVKLFGSGDEHTLQIMAEDPRTKQLVIEDCAAISRRLSDLFDEVDPIEEAYRLEVSSPGIDRPLTRLHDFLEWSGHEAKITATEVVDGRKSFRGVLNGVDGDDILFTDVKSGDVVIPFALVSDAKLLLTDALLSATMPLSSDGADDFETEE; this is encoded by the coding sequence ATGGCGGACATCGCCCAACTGACTGCATTGATCGAACCCGAGGTGAAGGCCATGGGTTTCGACCTCGTGCGGGTCAAGCTGTTCGGCTCGGGGGACGAGCATACGCTCCAGATCATGGCCGAAGATCCCAGGACCAAGCAATTGGTGATCGAGGATTGCGCCGCCATCTCACGCCGCCTTTCCGATCTGTTCGATGAAGTCGATCCGATCGAGGAAGCCTATCGGCTGGAAGTCAGTTCGCCCGGCATCGACCGGCCGCTGACCCGCCTGCACGACTTCCTCGAATGGTCGGGCCATGAAGCCAAGATTACCGCTACCGAGGTCGTCGATGGCCGCAAGAGCTTTCGCGGCGTCCTGAACGGCGTCGATGGCGACGACATATTGTTTACCGATGTGAAGAGTGGCGACGTCGTCATTCCTTTCGCACTGGTCAGCGACGCGAAGCTGCTGCTGACCGACGCGCTTCTTTCTGCTACAATGCCGCTTTCCTCCGATGGGGCGGATGATTTTGAAACCGAAGAATAA
- a CDS encoding PQQ-dependent sugar dehydrogenase: MRHLTLTALPLLLIACSGEGANSQTPASGDKPFKVATIADFDSPWAMTFLPDGRALVTEKAGEMILFDPKNGTKIPVAGIPKVDSAGQGALMDVVPSPTFAKDKAIYFSFSEERDGVKGVALAKGAFNQASDGTTKLDGVTVIFRASPYVDGDGHYSGRIAFSPDGKYLFFTNGERQKFDPAQDPKATLGKVLRLNLDGTPAAGNPLAAKGFNPAIWSYGHRNLLGLAFNSAGRLWEQEMGPKGGDEVNLIKPGLNYGWPKASNGSHYDGRDIPDHKPGDGFEAPKVWWNPVISPGGLLYYSGDLFPAWKGSLFIGGLSSQSLVRVKLDGEKASKADQWDMGARIREVEQGPDGALWLLEDGGKSQGRLLKLTPAK; the protein is encoded by the coding sequence ATGCGCCATTTGACGCTCACCGCCCTCCCCCTGCTGCTGATCGCCTGTTCGGGCGAAGGGGCCAACAGCCAGACGCCCGCGTCCGGCGATAAGCCGTTCAAGGTCGCGACCATCGCCGATTTCGACTCGCCCTGGGCCATGACCTTCCTGCCGGACGGCCGCGCGCTGGTGACGGAAAAGGCGGGTGAGATGATCCTGTTCGATCCCAAGAACGGCACCAAGATCCCGGTCGCGGGCATCCCAAAGGTCGACAGCGCAGGACAGGGCGCGCTGATGGACGTCGTCCCGTCGCCGACCTTCGCCAAAGACAAGGCGATCTATTTCAGCTTTTCGGAGGAACGGGACGGGGTCAAGGGCGTGGCGCTCGCCAAGGGCGCGTTCAACCAGGCGAGCGACGGCACGACGAAGCTGGACGGCGTCACCGTGATCTTTCGCGCCAGCCCCTATGTCGACGGGGACGGCCATTATAGCGGGCGCATCGCCTTTTCCCCCGACGGCAAATATCTGTTCTTCACCAATGGCGAGCGGCAGAAATTCGATCCTGCGCAAGACCCCAAGGCGACGCTGGGCAAGGTGCTGCGCCTGAACCTGGACGGCACGCCTGCGGCGGGCAATCCGCTCGCAGCCAAGGGCTTCAACCCTGCCATCTGGTCCTACGGCCATCGCAACCTGCTTGGGCTGGCTTTCAATTCGGCGGGACGTTTGTGGGAACAGGAAATGGGGCCGAAGGGCGGGGACGAGGTGAACCTCATCAAGCCCGGCCTGAATTACGGCTGGCCCAAGGCGTCGAACGGCAGCCATTATGATGGCCGCGACATTCCCGATCACAAGCCCGGCGACGGCTTTGAAGCGCCCAAGGTCTGGTGGAATCCGGTCATCTCGCCCGGCGGCCTGCTCTATTATTCGGGCGACCTGTTCCCGGCGTGGAAGGGATCGCTGTTCATCGGTGGCCTGTCCAGCCAATCGCTGGTGCGGGTAAAGCTGGACGGCGAGAAGGCGTCGAAGGCCGACCAGTGGGACATGGGCGCACGCATCCGCGAAGTGGAGCAAGGGCCGGACGGCGCGCTGTGGCTGCTGGAAGATGGCGGCAAGTCGCAGGGGCGGCTGCTGAAGCTGACGCCGGCAAAGTGA